From the Methanoculleus caldifontis genome, the window CCGACGATCTCATCTTTTGTACGCCGAAATCGCCTCAGGCACTGGTCGTTGGCCTGGACGATCGTGAGGTCGGCATCGAGGACCAGGATCAGGTTCTTCGTGAAACAGAGAAACGCCGAGAGAGGTATACGCTGCGCGACCGAGTAGACCTTGGCGTTGCCGACGAGCCGCGCCTCGACCTGGCCTTCTGCCTGCATCACCTCGAGGTGCCTGGAGACCGAGTTCCGGTTTGCTCCGAGGGCCCTTGCGATCTCCGTGATCGTCATACCCTTCGGCCGGAACTTGAGGGTCCGCAGGATCCTCCCCGGGAGATCCTGATCCGGCTGCATGCCATACCGCCGTTGTAGGCCTGCGTATAATATATACTTCTTTCGTCTTGCGGCGGGGCTGTATCTCCGGCGGATCGAATGCCTCTCTCAGGAGGCGGACGGCACCTCCGGAACGCAGACGCTCATCGGTGCGCAGGGAGGCCGGGGGAAGATCGGCCGGGGTGCAGGGATTTATGGGGGGAGGACGTATCCTGTAGGACAGGCCCGGAGGGCAGCCGATTATGGAGGACAGAGAACTCGTCAGCATAACACAGGGAGCGCTCGCGATCATGAACCCGACCACCCCGGCAAAAGTGCTCGCCGCGGGAAAGGCGGCAGGGCTCGGCAGGGGGACCCGCGTCGTGGAGACCGGGTGCGGGAACGGGACGATCCTCGCGCTCTGGGGGCAGGAGTACGGGATATCCGGCCTCGGCATCGAGTCCCGCGAGGACGCCTGCAACCGGGCGGAGGAGACGTTCCGGGCGGCGGGGCTTGGCGACCGGCTCAGCGTCCGGTGCATGGACGCCCGCGACTACGCCCCCGACGAACCGTTCGACTGCGCCGTATCGATCGGGGCGTCCCACATCCAGGGCGGGTTTTCGGCGACGCTCGATTCCCTCCTCGGTCTCGTCCACGACGAGGGGACGATCGTCATCGGCGACCGTTGCTGGCGGTCGGACCGCGTCCCGCCGGAGTTCGCCCGCGAGTGGCCCGACGTCCTGACCGGCTACGAGATCCTCGGCACCGCCCGCGAGGCCGGGCTCGACGTCGCCGCCGTCATCCGGGCGGGTCCCGAAGACTGGGACCGCTACGAGTCGGCGATCTGGCAGGCGGTTCTCTCCTGGCTCGGCAGCCACTCCGACCACCCCGACCGCGACTTCATGGTCGGCTACCTCCGCCGCGTCCAGGACGAGTACTTCGGCTACGGCCGGGAGTATATGGACTGGGCGATGTATGTCATGGTGCCCGGCTTCTGGTGAGAGGAGGTCTCGCGCGAAGCCGCGAAGAACGCGAAGTTCGGCGAAGTGGTATTGACGGTTATCTTCGCGCTTTCGCGCCTTCGCGTGCGGATGGTTCTCATGGTCGCTGGGGGGGCAGGGAGTGCGACCTTTGACGGGAATTTTCCCCTGAGCCAAAAAAGGAAGTTCCGGTTACGCTCCGGCATACACCCCGGAGCCGACGAACCATTTCTCGTCCACCGGAGCGACGTAGCAGAGTTTGAGCCCGTCAAGCCCGGTATCCGGGTTGTAATAGGTGACGTAGACGAACCCGCCCCCGGCCTCTGCTGCGGCGCTCTCAAGCAGGATCACCCTGACGCCGTACCGGTCCTCGAAGTCGAGACGGTTCTTCCCGATGAGATCGGGCTGGTAGGGGAGGGCGAGCGTCGTCCCGTCCGTCCCGTAAGCAAAGATGTATGCCCCGCCGTCGGCGAAGTCACCGGAAAGGTCGTTGAAGGCTGCGCATGCCGTCTCTCTCCCCTGCTCCTGAGCAAAGCCCCTTGCGGCCTTCACCCGCTGGACGAGCGTCTCCCTGACGCTTGTGTTGAAGTCGGTCGCGACCTCAGGGATGTAGATCCCCGACCCGACGAACCAGGTCCCGTCTACGGGGAGGACGTAGCCGAGTTTGAGTTCCTCCGCGTACCCCCGCGCCGGGTTCGGGTAGAGATAGTAGATGCTGCCGCCCCCTTCCGCCGCAAGCCTGCTCATGCCGTAGATATACGCCACGCCGCTTGAGTCGTGCACTTCGCTACGGTTCGTCCCGATGAACGCCGGCTGGAAGGGAAGGGCAAGGACGGTGCTGTTCATGTCGTAGGCGAAAATGTAGAGCTCATCCCTGGCGAATTCTCCGTCGGGGTCGTTGAACGCGGCAAGTGCCTCCGTCCGGTCGTGCTCCCGTGCATACGCCGCAGCAGAGGCGACGAAAGCCTTCATCTCCTCGGCCGCATCCGCCGCAGGGGGCCTCTCGCCTGCCGGGGCCTGCTGCCGCTCCGCTGCGTCGAGGTTCCGCGTGACGACGACGCGCCATTCGGCTCCGTCGATCCCGGCAGTCCCCCAGATCGCCTCCTTGGTCACGTTCCGCTCCCAGCTCCGGTCCCAGAACGAATACTCAAGAGATCCCGTGGGTTCGGCGACGATCCGGGCAAACGCTTCCTGGAGCCCCGGTACCTGGTAATCGGGGTCCGAGAAGAGGTTGCGCCCGATCTCCTCGGGGGTGGTGTCGTAGATCACCCGCCCGTCGGTCTGCGCCACCCAGATGTCGTACGGGGTGCCGTTCGTCAGGGGCGCGATCGTCCGTCCGATGAGGGCGTCGGGCCTGTAGGCGATGCTGACGAATCCCAGGTACTCCGTCCCGCAGATCGGGTAGCTCTGGGTGATCCCGGTGAATCCCTCATTGAGGTAGAAGGCCTCGCTCATGAGCGGCGCCCGCTCCCGGACCGCTCGCTGAACCTGCGGCTGGGACGAGACGTCCGTGTTCACGAGGCCGGCATAGTTCTCGGGCACGGCCATAACCACGATACCATCTCTCGATATCACGAGGTATGACTCGGCCCAGGGGTACTCCAGCAGCGTCTGCTTCAGTGCTTCTTTCCCTGCAGCGCCCGAAAGCCCGGTCTCGCCGAGCACCCGGGCATCCTCCCCGAGCGAAGCCCCGACCGAGGCGAGCTCCTGATCTATCGCGAGGACGGCCTCCTGGAGGACGGCGTCCCGGGTCGTCTGCAGGGGGGGCTGGCTCTCTTCCATGCAGCCTGCTCCGAGCACCGTGACGGCGATGACGAGAGCGGCAGCGATCGTACATATGCGCATAACCGAAATTACCCCGGCCTGCAGTTAAATATGCCGAAATTCCAGGAGCCTGCCCGGGAAATATTTCACAAAACCCCGGAATTTCCATGCCCTGGCAGTCGTTTTTGCGCTGCACTGCGCCGGACGCACGGATCCGCGAAACGGATCGTGGGAGGTCTGTTGCCGGGATCCGCAGTGCGCGATGCAGGATGGGCGTCTCCGGGCTGCGGGGGTCGATCGTTCGGGTCCCGGCCGGACTCCGGGCGGAAGTCGTATGCGCCTTCATGCCGGGTGCCGGCAGAGAAACACCGGGAAGGAATCGCCTCCTACTTCCGTCGTTTTATTCTCGTTTGTTTACCTATCCGGAACTCCGACGCTGCAGATACTCGTGAGAATCGAGGACAGTTCAAAAGTTTTTCGGCGATTCGGGCTGAGATTGGCGGCTAATGGGCGAAATAAAATAGAATCGTATAAATACCGCATGGATCATCTAATATCTTGGGGAACCTTACCCCGGTGACATGAGAGAACTGTAAACGCGAGTGGAGCACGCCCCGGATGGGAAGTGCTCGTACTACTCACTCGTCGCGTGCGGCG encodes:
- a CDS encoding cache domain-containing protein, giving the protein MRICTIAAALVIAVTVLGAGCMEESQPPLQTTRDAVLQEAVLAIDQELASVGASLGEDARVLGETGLSGAAGKEALKQTLLEYPWAESYLVISRDGIVVMAVPENYAGLVNTDVSSQPQVQRAVRERAPLMSEAFYLNEGFTGITQSYPICGTEYLGFVSIAYRPDALIGRTIAPLTNGTPYDIWVAQTDGRVIYDTTPEEIGRNLFSDPDYQVPGLQEAFARIVAEPTGSLEYSFWDRSWERNVTKEAIWGTAGIDGAEWRVVVTRNLDAAERQQAPAGERPPAADAAEEMKAFVASAAAYAREHDRTEALAAFNDPDGEFARDELYIFAYDMNSTVLALPFQPAFIGTNRSEVHDSSGVAYIYGMSRLAAEGGGSIYYLYPNPARGYAEELKLGYVLPVDGTWFVGSGIYIPEVATDFNTSVRETLVQRVKAARGFAQEQGRETACAAFNDLSGDFADGGAYIFAYGTDGTTLALPYQPDLIGKNRLDFEDRYGVRVILLESAAAEAGGGFVYVTYYNPDTGLDGLKLCYVAPVDEKWFVGSGVYAGA
- a CDS encoding SAM-dependent methyltransferase; the protein is MEDRELVSITQGALAIMNPTTPAKVLAAGKAAGLGRGTRVVETGCGNGTILALWGQEYGISGLGIESREDACNRAEETFRAAGLGDRLSVRCMDARDYAPDEPFDCAVSIGASHIQGGFSATLDSLLGLVHDEGTIVIGDRCWRSDRVPPEFAREWPDVLTGYEILGTAREAGLDVAAVIRAGPEDWDRYESAIWQAVLSWLGSHSDHPDRDFMVGYLRRVQDEYFGYGREYMDWAMYVMVPGFW